Below is a window of Brassica napus cultivar Da-Ae chromosome A5, Da-Ae, whole genome shotgun sequence DNA.
CGCTTACCTCCAAGGCCTAATGCTAAAAGAGTTGAAAGCATCCGTCAAAAGATTATAACCCGGGGCAACCCGTTTATCCCGGGGCCTGAGACGCTGGAGCATATTAGAAGGACTATTGATTCTATTGGAGGGTTACAAGCTTTAGCTGAAGGGCATGAGTTTGGTTTGACCAACATAGTAACCAACAATCGTGTGGTTCAAAATCAACATAATCGTTTGAGGTTGTTGTCTTCTTTCCCAGGTCTTGTGGTAGATAGCTCGGAGATGCCGCCGCCGACGTCTGATGAtgctgttgttgctgctgctttTGATGTTGATAGCTTTGTTGATACAACAACGCCTAGTTTGAGGACTAACCGTCGGAGATCTTCTCGTATTGCGGAGATtagtccttctccttctcctgcAGTACGTGCTTCTATTCGTAGGAACCAAAGTGGTAGTGCTGCAGGTTCATCATCTTCGCCTAGAGATTTTGCTGTTGCcgggtttggttttggttctaGAGAAGTGGCTACTTCAGATTCGTCATCGTCTAGGAGGAGAACTGAAGATGTAAACAATGGACCTCGCACCAGGTCTAGGAGGAGGCTAGGCTAAAAAACtcttttaattatattacaaaGCTCATGTGACCATGTCTTGTTTCCACCCTGAACATGGCTGAATGTGTATGTACATTCTTCTAAAGCCTCTGAAACTTTGGATGTaagttttttgttcttttgGGTTAAATAATCTAATCTTATTTCTAAAAGGTCAATTTTAGAGTAATTAATGTGTTTCTTAAAGTTATGGGGTGTATTTGTCAGAAAACACAACATTCTGTCTAGATTCGCAATTAATTTAAAATCCGAACAGTCTCGTATATAAAACGACAGGATGTTTTACAGCAGAAACTAAAGACGGCACGCAGTGTTCTACTTTAGTTTCCTTAAAACGCTACTCGTCAACGCATTAAAGTCATCGGCGATCTCTTTTTGTCATCGCCGCAGTTGaagctctctttctctctaccTCCGGCGATCATGATCTACGTCGACGGAGTGCTCTTTCCATATGAAAACAGctcatcttctctctcttcttcatcgcAGGTAGTGTTCTTCGTCTCTCACCAATCTCCATTCACTAGttttaaaagattatttgaCTTTTCTGGTTTGACCAACATTGATGGAACAGGGAAGCAGCTTGCTTCTCGATGTAATGACACATTCTGTCATAATCTCAGCTTCTGACTCATTCAAGAATCTCGAGGAACAGAGAGTCACAGAGAGCTCAACGAAAGACAGATACGTTTACATATTCCAAAGAGAATATGCTGTTGTGAATCCAGCGCTTGTTGATGTATGTATGTTTATTACATTTGaaagttatgtttttatttttaaatcaactCTAATGATTATGTTTTATTGATGAGAAGTTTGTTGGCATGGATGAAGCAACAACTTGTGTAGGTCTTGTTATCCGTAACAGAAAATCTGGAGTGTAAGGGACTGATTCTCTATATGTTCTAATGTGTAGTTGTTACCTTtgagttttaaagttttgtgATGAATCTGAAACTGCAGCACTTCTATTGCGCATATGGATTCACCAGAAGTTGTGGACTTGGGGATAAGCCAGATGTTATCAGTGGTTATGGAGGATGACAGTGACGCGGCTGAGTTAGATGTATTATCTACTCTTTCAGCTTATGttaatcattaattatattcttTTGAGTCCTTTTTGAATATTTCCTTGGGGGGGTTTGTATGCAGGTACATATGGTTGGTGGTTATGAAGATGTGGATTTAAAAGTAAGTTTCTATATCTCTCACTGTAGTT
It encodes the following:
- the LOC106396412 gene encoding uncharacterized protein LOC106396412; the protein is MSSSTSVQGEIMDLDLNQEPESPPGLITEISPWLNELETAHERIEDRLRQLEAIVSRIRERAATVTTAAATPSPAPAIIPPRDSTAGVIHERSRERLVENDKTYLIAKALNMERTTSVPGGYFDCNICLEKAEDPILTCCGHLFCWGCFYQLPFIYLNIKECPVCDGEVTDTEVIPIYGNGDDDNDGSSKAKREECGIRLPPRPNAKRVESIRQKIITRGNPFIPGPETLEHIRRTIDSIGGLQALAEGHEFGLTNIVTNNRVVQNQHNRLRLLSSFPGLVVDSSEMPPPTSDDAVVAAAFDVDSFVDTTTPSLRTNRRRSSRIAEISPSPSPAVRASIRRNQSGSAAGSSSSPRDFAVAGFGFGSREVATSDSSSSRRRTEDVNNGPRTRSRRRLG